Proteins encoded within one genomic window of Triticum aestivum cultivar Chinese Spring chromosome 2D, IWGSC CS RefSeq v2.1, whole genome shotgun sequence:
- the LOC123055705 gene encoding uncharacterized protein — protein MEPLIVEVMKTEPICSKHGHGEPCVGVIVDKILQLWDKAEDHQQQLLSLANAVCRTLEDDNCFDERQDKSKHVSDITVAILNGLHLPDVCLHLGIVSDTMRPETKAFVCKYHDPLDLKPMRPMGCGCKTCSPGELCADPSKLEHICKQCSSAALKDPYSAVVIHWPMKMEVQQSLAEIWDDTLQPLMTFQYNHGTIFYGLAAMICYVDNEPIGIARCESGWVMFDACREINRCEGPWEDLLAMCRDGTPAILFYKVIK, from the exons ATGGAGCCTCTCATTGTTGAAGTTATGAAGACAGAGCCTATCTGCTCCAAGCATGGCCACGGTGAACCATGTGTCGGTGTCATCGTTGACAAGATCTTACAATTATGGGACAAGGCAGAAGATCACCAGCAACAACTGCTATCTCTAGCCAACGCAGTGTGCAGAACCTTGGAGGATGACAATTGCTTTGACGAG CGGCAGGACAAAAGCAAGCATGTATCTGATATTACAGTAGCCATTCTTAATGGACTACACTTGCCAGATGTTTGTTTACATCTTGGAATCGTGTCTGATACCATGAGGCCAGAAACGAAAGCTTTTGTTTGCAAGTATCATGACCCTCTTGATCTGAAGCCCATGAGGCCAATGGGCTGTGGTTGCAAAACATGTTCACCTGGAGAACTTTGTGCAGATCCAAGCAAG CTCGAGCACATATGCAAACAGTGCAGTTCTGCTGCTCTGAAGGACCCATACTCAGCTGTTG TCATACATTGGCCAATGAAGATGGAAGTTCAGCAATCACTGGCGGAAATATGGGATGATACTCTTCAACCTCTAATGACATTTCAGTACAACCATGGCACAATATTTTACGGCTTAGCCGCAATG ATATGCTATGTGGACAATGAGCCCATTGGCATTGCTCGATGTGAAAGTGGATGGGTCATGTTTGATGCATGCAGAGAAATCAACAGG TGTGAAGGGCCCTGGGAGGATTTGCTTGCTATGTGCAGGGACGGCACTCCGGCAATTCTATTTTACAAGGTCATCAAATAG